In the genome of Raphanus sativus cultivar WK10039 chromosome 4, ASM80110v3, whole genome shotgun sequence, one region contains:
- the LOC108852973 gene encoding polygalacturonase ADPG2: MARCCTVLTGLLVWSLLMLSWSEASRNNINRYDHSYGTFKSNSLIKRRDDITRLKSVAKASLRLSTSVSVSDFGAKGDGKTDDTQAFVNAWKKACSSSGAVNLLVPEGKTYFLKSIRLNGPCKSILTVQILGTLSASQKRSDYKDLSKWITFDGINSLTVDGGATGTVNGNGETWWQNSCKRNKAKKCTKAPTALTFYNSNNLRVNNLRVRDAQQIQISIEKCSNVQVSNVEVTAPADSPNTDGIHITNTQNIQVSNSIIGTGDDCISIESGSQNVKINDLTCGPGHGISVGSLGDDNSKAFVSGVTVDGAKLSGTDNGVRIKTYQGGSGTASNIIFQNIQMENVKNPIIIDQDYCDKSKCTEQKSAVQIKNVVYRNISGTSASDVAITFNCSKNYPCQGIVLDKVNIKGGKASCSNASVMDKNGVLPQCKST; this comes from the exons ATGGCTCGTTGTTGCACAGTTCTTACCGGTTTACTAGTATGGTCTCTTTTGATGCTCTCATGGTCCGAAGCTTCAAGAAACAACATTAATAGATATGATCATTCTTATGGAACGTTCAAATCCAATAGCTTGATCAAGCGAAGAGACGACATCACTCGTCTGAAAAGTGTTGCAAAAGCCTCTTTGCGGCTTTCAACCTCCGTTAGTGTTTCTGATTTTGGAGCTAAAGGAGATGGAAAAACCGATGACACGCAG GCGTTCGTGAATGCATGGAAGAAAGCTTGTTCTTCAAGTGGAGCTGTAAATCTCTTAGTTCCTGAAGGAAAAACTTATTTCCTTAAGTCTATTCGATTAAATGGCCCATGCAAATCAATTCTTACTGTTCAG ATTTTGGGAACGTTATCGGCATCTCAAAAACGATCGGACTATAAAGATCTCAGCAAATGGATTACGTTTGATGGCATTAATAGTCTAACGGTTGATGGCGGCGCCACCGGAACTGTCAACGGAAACGGCGAAACATGGTGGCAAAACTCATGCAAACGGAACAAAGCTAAG aAATGCACAAAAGCTCCAACG GCTCTTACTTTCTACAACTCGAACAATTTGAGAGTGAATAATCTGAGGGTGAGAGATGCGCAGCAAATTCAGATTTCGATTGAGAAATGCTCCAACGTTCAAGTCTCAAATGTTGAGGTCACTGCGCCTGCTGATAGTCCTAACACTGATGGTATTCACATCACTAACACTCAAAACATTCAAGTCTCCAACTCCATCATTGGAACAG gTGATGATTGTATATCTATCGAAAGTGGATCACAAAACGttaaaatcaacgatttaacTTGCGGCCCCGGTCATGGTATCAG CGTTGGGAGCTTAGGAGATGACAATTCAAAGGCATTTGTATCAGGCGTGACTGTGGATGGGGCTAAGCTTTCCGGTACAGACAATGGAGTTAGGATCAAAACTTACCAG GGAGGGTCTGGAACTGCTAGCAACATTATATTTCAGAACATTCAGATGGAGAATGTGAAGAATCCAATCATAATCGACCAAGATTATTGCGACAAGAGCAAATGCACTGAACAA AAATCTGCGGTCCAAATAAAGAACGTGGTGTACCGGAACATAAGCGGCACAAGCGCATCGGACGTGGCAATAACTTTTAATTGCAGCAAGAACTATCCATGCCAAGGAATTGTACTCGACAAAGTGAACATCAAGGGAGGGAAAGCAAGTTGCAGCAATGCTAGTGTGATGGATAAAAACGGTGTTTTGCCTCAATGCAAATCCACTTGA